From the genome of Mycobacterium kansasii ATCC 12478:
AGCAGCGCGATGACCGCCACGAACGACTCGGTGATCATGCCGCCGTAGCCGATCAGTCGCATCTGACCTTCCTTCTCCAGCATTTTCGGCGTCGTTCCCGACGAGATCAGCGCGTGGAATCCGGACAGTGCGCCGCAAGCGATGGTGACGAACAAGAAGGGGAACACCGAACCCGCGAACACCGGCCCGTCGCCGGCGCCGGCGAACCGCGACACGGCCGGAGCCATCATGACCGGCCGCACCACCAACACCCCGATGGCGAGCAGTGCGATGGTGCCCACCTTCATGAACGTCGACAGGTAATCGCGCGGCGCGAGCAGCAACCACACCGGCAACACCGACGCCGCGAAGCCGTAGCCGATCAGCAGCCACGACAGCGTGACCGGCGATAGGCTGAACCACTTTGCACCCCAGGATGTTTCGGCTACCCAATTGCCGCAGACCACGGCGAGCAGCAATAACACCACCCCGATCACCGACACTTCCATCACCCGCCCCGGCCGCAGGAACCGTAGGTAGCAGCCCATGAACAGGGCGATGGGGATGGTCATGGCAATCGAGAACACCCCCCACGGGCTTTGCGCGAGAGCACGCACCACCACCAGCGCCAGCACCGCGATGACCATGACGATGATGGCCGGAACCCCGATCAGGGCGGCTGCACCGGCGGTAGGGCCGAGCTCGTCGCGAACCATCTGCCCGAGGGAACGGCCTCGGCGCCGAGTGGAGATCCACAACACCAGATAGTCGTGCACGCAGCCGCCGAACACCGCGCCCAGCACAATCCACAGCGTGCCGGGCAGATAGCCCATCTGGGCGGCCAGCACGGGACCGACCAGCGGCCCGGCCCCGGCGATGGCGGCGAAATGGTGGCCGAACAGTACCCGCCGATCGGTCGGCACGTAATCCATACCGTCGTGCAGGAGCTCGGCGGGGGTGGCGTGATCATCTCGCGGCGCGACGATCCTGGCCTCGATCAACCGGGCATAGAACCGGAACGCGATGACGTAGGTGCAGCCCGCGGCAACCACCAGCCATACGGCGTTGACCGTTTCACCGCGGACCAACGCGAGGATCGCCCAGGCGACCGCACCGATCACGGCGACGACGGCGAGGAAGACCTTGTGCTTCAGGGTGATCGGGGAGCGGTCGACGACGGCGACGGGCGGCAGGTCGGCGTCGGTGTGGATGTAGCTGACGTCGCCGGCCACCGGCCCTCCCTCAATGGTGCATGCTCGGGTGTTCCCGGTGATCCTTGCATTACCACGGTGCTGTGCGCAGCCCGGCAATAGGCATACCGGTGGGTGATGCCGTTATGGCGATTGCGTGACTATGACGACGACGACCTGGACCAGGCAATCCAGGTGTGGGACCAAAGTCGCACTCCGGGATCGCCGGAACCGGTTTTCACTGTCGCCGAGGTGATGGCGGCCGCTCGGGCGGGCCAGCCCGCGGTCGTCGCCGAGGTTGGTGACGAGGTGGTCGGTACGGCCGTCGCCCGGACCGACGGTGAGCGGGCCTGGATTCTGCTGATCGCGCTGGCGTCACGCTGGTGGCAGCGAGGCATCGGCAGCGCGCTGCTGCCCGCATGGGCGACTACCAGACCGGTGGGTGACGGTACTTCGTCGGGTGCTCGCTGAACCCCGTTTGGCCGAGATCCATCCCGGAAGAATACGGAGGTGCGCTATCTGAGCGTCATTCGGTGTCGGCGACGAAGGCGACGGGCGCAGCTCCCTCACGATGTTCGTGGGGTTGACGAGATTTCGTTGGACAACCCGGTGCTGGGCGTCGCGGCGCCGACGAAATAGATTGGGCGCCTGCCGAATCGGTCGCTGAACGCGGAACCCGGCCGCGGTCACCACTGACACCGGGTCAGCCGCCCGGGCGGCCACCGCTCTAGGCTAATGAGCGGCGCAGCCTCCGCATGCTCGGCCACAAGTCGAGCGGTCAGCTGTATGGCCGCTCCGCTGGCCGGCAGCCAGGCCTTGAGAAACTCAGCAAGTAGCGCCACGACCAAGACCCATCCGCACGCTTTCCGTTAACCTGTGCGCTCGCTTTTGTTCAAAGCGCATAGGGCAGATAGGGAAAACTGGACTTTCGCCGCTACACACAACTCGCGGACCGCCATATTGTCAACTAGGATTGACTTTATGCAATCGCGTGGCGGCAGACCCGACGCCACTGGGTGTTGTAGCGATGACCTGCCGAAATTGCTTGGCAGCTGTCGGTGCCTGCAGCGGCGCGGACGCATCTTCAGAACGGACATGTCCCGACTGGAGGGTGCTGCGCCGGTACCGCCGCGCCCGCAGCGGCGAATCAGAAATTCACTCGTATGCCACCTCGAAGTCATGCAGGCGTGAAATTGAATCGGCGCCGGACGTCGCCGTCCGGCGGTTTTCCGAGGAAGAGGGCATTTGCATCGTAATGATGCAGCACTGTTGAGAGGGTAAGAATGTCGAAAACCGCAATTATCGATAACACCATAGACGTCATCGAGGCAATGGATCTCCTCTTAGGGGAGGGCATTCCAATATCTGGCGCGATATTTGACAGTAGTTCGTCTCGATTTCGCAGCATTGCGCATCAGCAATCGAACTCCGAGCCCGGCGATAATTGGACCGGCACCGCTGCTGATAAATACATCCAGAAAAACCTGTTCCTGCAAGCGTGCGAACAAATCATGGCGGACGTGGACTATATCACTGGAACCCTCATTACCGATGAGGCCCAGGCAGTCATCAAGGCGCGTGATTCACTGGAGCACCAGATACATCACCTCGACAAGCAAAAACCTACTGCCAGGGACCTTTGGGATATACCTCTTATCGGCCCCATCATCTCGAGAACTTTCCAAATTTCGGTTTGCGACAGTGCGATGACGAGTGTTGAGACCGCACTCGCCCAATTAACACTTACCACGATGGAAAATACGATTGCGCTGGTAGATGAGCTTGCGAAGATCGCCGTGTTGTTGTCGGAGTTGCCCATCGACATAGTGAAGGACTGGCTGGCCGACCTGGAGTACTTGGTGGCCGCGATCTTGTCGGAGTTGAATCGCATCATCTTCGCTGTCGAGCAAGTTTTGCAGCGCGTTACCTTGGCTGTGGTAGACGAGTTAAAGCACGCGATCGCCGATGCGATACATGGCCTGAAATGTGTTGTCGATGTGTTGGCGGACGAATTGTCTCGTATTCCTGTCCTGCCCAGCTTGACAGAAATGGCGACCATGACCGGAATATCGGGTTTGGGCAGCCTTGCCAGAATCGCGCATATCGCAGGCACGGCACCCATATCGGACGGGGCCAGTTTATCCAATTCGGTCACCGGGATCGGCTCGACAGCCGTATCCGATGTAACGCATTCCGTCGGCGCGGCTGGCTCTCCCACAATGACGCCGATGGCTTCGAGCATTGGCAAAATGTCGCGATTGGACGCCGCGAGCCCCGCCAACGATCTCGGCCGGTCCGGCAACGAGGCACCGCGGGAACAATTCAGTGCCGAGGAAAGCTCGGCGGCGCGCCAAGGCGACATGCCCGCTGGTCCGCTGGGCCAATCCGCCAAGAACGCCGGCAGCGACAAGGGCGCGGCCGGCGGCACCGGCGCTGTCGGGCGGGCACCCGTCAATGAGGGTGGCGACGATGAGCAGAATCGGCCCGGGCTGCTGGTTGACGATGGCGAAATGCGTAGTGAGACAGAACTAGTCGCCGCGGCGATGTTCAACGTGGAGGGTTAGCCGGCGATGTTGCACTCCCTTGGCGTCAGTCCAGACTATTTGCAGCTGCTAGCGGGCAGTCAAGACAATCTGGCGATAGATATCAAGGCCGCGACCCAATCGGTCGATGGGATCAGCGAAGCTGTCTCCACTACCCATGGCTCGCTTACCTCCACGTTCAACATCACGTTGGCAAAGCTTGTGACGATCCGCAGCTTTACGGGCATGGGCCTGGAGAAACTCACCACGGACGTGGCGACGAACTTGCGGATTGCCGCCCACGCTTACCGTGACACTGACAGCGATTGGGCGGATCTTATCGAGAAGTTCAGGTTTCGTTCCTGACCAACATGCGAAGGACAGAAACTCGAAGACCCATGACCGTTCAACCAATTTCGCGAATATTGGTTCTTCCGGCGCGCTCGCAGCTTAATTGCCTGAGGTTGGAACGGGGGCGTCCCGGCAGCTGAACGTGGCTTGTTTACCTACCTACGTGCGGAAAGGAACACTATGGTCAACCAGCCCGGGAACGACTTCGATGACGAATCATCCACGCTGGATCTGTTCGGACGGCCCAGGCGCACAGGGCCTCTCGGCACTGGTGGAAATGTGCCGGTAGCGCCGAATGCCGGTATCCTCAACCGCAACACCGCATCATCTCCGACGGAAGGAGTCGAGCTCCAACGGTTTACGGTTACCAATCCTGACAAGTCCGTGTCGGTGTCGGCGCTCTTGGACGGCAGAATCGATCGGGTTACGGTGTCCCGACGAGCGGCACGGATGACCGAGTCAGGACTGAGCGACGAGATTATGACCTTAGCTCAGGTGGCCATGCAAAAAGCCCGCTCCGCCCTATACCTACGCATACTCCACAGCGTGGGCGAAATGGGCCGCGGGGACAAGGACTATGACGACATGCTGCACAGATTGAAGACGTCCCTGAATCTGCCGACGCCGGAAGAGGCCGCCGCGGCCGAAGCGGATCTCGTTGCTAACCGTTATCCCCGGCAGTGGATGACTGGTACTGCTTCGTCAGCGGTGGGCACCGACTCGTGGACCTAACATCAGGCGGCTGTTGGCGCCGCATGCCGCCGAGTGTGAATCTGACCAACGACCATTCTGGGCATTGCGGGCGTGTCTCGTCGCATGATTCACAATCGCGGCTAGCTCAATACAGTGCGCGCACGGTGTCGATGGTGTCGGCTTCGTCCGGGCTCTTGTCGTCTCGATAACGCAGCACGCGGGCAAACCGCAACGCGACTCCGCCTGGATAACGCGACGACCCCTGCACCCCGTCCACCGCCACCTCGACCACTTGCTCGGGGCGCAGCTGGACGACATATCCGTCCGTGCCTCCGATGGCTAGCCCGGTGAACCGGGCGGTCTGCCAGTCCAGCATGGCGTCGGTCATCCCCTTGAAGGTCTTGCCCACCATGACGTACTTACCGCTGGCCGGGTCCCGAGCGCCCAGGTGAATGTTGGACAGCTTCCCGCGACGGCGGCCCGAACCCCACTCCACGCCGAGCACCACCAGATCCAGCGTGTGCACCGGCTTGACCTTGAGCCATCCCGCGCCGCGACGCCCGGCCTGGTACGGCGCTCCTGGCGCCTTGGCCATCACGCCTTCATGACCGGCTGCCAATGTCGCGTCCAGAAAGGCAGCCGC
Proteins encoded in this window:
- a CDS encoding carbon starvation CstA family protein — protein: MEGGPVAGDVSYIHTDADLPPVAVVDRSPITLKHKVFLAVVAVIGAVAWAILALVRGETVNAVWLVVAAGCTYVIAFRFYARLIEARIVAPRDDHATPAELLHDGMDYVPTDRRVLFGHHFAAIAGAGPLVGPVLAAQMGYLPGTLWIVLGAVFGGCVHDYLVLWISTRRRGRSLGQMVRDELGPTAGAAALIGVPAIIVMVIAVLALVVVRALAQSPWGVFSIAMTIPIALFMGCYLRFLRPGRVMEVSVIGVVLLLLAVVCGNWVAETSWGAKWFSLSPVTLSWLLIGYGFAASVLPVWLLLAPRDYLSTFMKVGTIALLAIGVLVVRPVMMAPAVSRFAGAGDGPVFAGSVFPFLFVTIACGALSGFHALISSGTTPKMLEKEGQMRLIGYGGMITESFVAVIALLTASILDQHLYFALNAPAAQTGGTAASAAQYVNGLGLRGNPATAEQISQAAASVGERSIVSRTGGAPTLAFGMSEMLHRVFGGMDLKAFWYHFAIMFEALFILTTLDAGTRAARFLVSDALSNLGGPLRKLQNPGWRPGVWACSLAMVAAWGSILLLGVTDPLGGINTLFPLYGIANQLLAAISLTVITVVVIKKGHLKWAWIPGVPLLWDLAVTLTASWQKVFSADPAVGYWTQHYQYLAARNAGKTAFGSAANADQLDDVIRNTFIQGTLSIVFATVVMVVFVTGVVVAFKTIRGSGRPLAEDEPVPSKLFAPAGLIPTAAERELQRRWNELPGSATKPLGARKH
- a CDS encoding EspA/EspE family type VII secretion system effector → MSKTAIIDNTIDVIEAMDLLLGEGIPISGAIFDSSSSRFRSIAHQQSNSEPGDNWTGTAADKYIQKNLFLQACEQIMADVDYITGTLITDEAQAVIKARDSLEHQIHHLDKQKPTARDLWDIPLIGPIISRTFQISVCDSAMTSVETALAQLTLTTMENTIALVDELAKIAVLLSELPIDIVKDWLADLEYLVAAILSELNRIIFAVEQVLQRVTLAVVDELKHAIADAIHGLKCVVDVLADELSRIPVLPSLTEMATMTGISGLGSLARIAHIAGTAPISDGASLSNSVTGIGSTAVSDVTHSVGAAGSPTMTPMASSIGKMSRLDAASPANDLGRSGNEAPREQFSAEESSAARQGDMPAGPLGQSAKNAGSDKGAAGGTGAVGRAPVNEGGDDEQNRPGLLVDDGEMRSETELVAAAMFNVEG
- a CDS encoding ESX-1 secretion-associated protein → MLHSLGVSPDYLQLLAGSQDNLAIDIKAATQSVDGISEAVSTTHGSLTSTFNITLAKLVTIRSFTGMGLEKLTTDVATNLRIAAHAYRDTDSDWADLIEKFRFRS